From the Desulfovibrio sp. UIB00 genome, one window contains:
- a CDS encoding succinate dehydrogenase/fumarate reductase iron-sulfur subunit: MPTIIIDRFDGKNSFEQSYKLDPADVAGKTVLNTLLFIKQTQDPTLNFTASCRCAICGACAVRVNGHAVLACDTKMDDLAQTYGSNTFHISPLANFKVISDLVVDWEPAMENLRKVHPGMVAKSEFSMKEGCRQNQKEFDRIIKQWDCILCGACASECNKLTADRSDYMEPFVFTHAWRVANDSRSKDPLLHGKPAVAGGLWNCVHCQECASRCPKGISAADDIAGLRALVMAKGMTDGVGPAHAKSFYTDLVEDSGRLNEVRLALRTEGISTIARAGMAVTLLRQGKMNPLEAFGGETIEGHDALVKMIQAAHAAEKE, translated from the coding sequence ATGCCCACTATCATCATTGACCGCTTTGACGGCAAAAACAGTTTTGAGCAGAGCTACAAACTTGATCCGGCGGACGTGGCGGGCAAAACCGTGCTCAACACCCTGTTGTTCATCAAGCAGACCCAGGATCCCACGCTGAACTTCACGGCCTCCTGCCGCTGCGCCATCTGCGGAGCGTGTGCCGTGCGCGTCAACGGGCATGCGGTTCTGGCCTGCGACACCAAGATGGACGACCTCGCCCAAACTTACGGCTCAAATACCTTCCACATTTCGCCCCTGGCGAACTTCAAGGTTATTTCCGACCTCGTTGTGGACTGGGAACCCGCCATGGAAAACCTGCGCAAGGTGCATCCGGGCATGGTGGCAAAATCCGAATTCTCCATGAAGGAAGGCTGCCGCCAGAACCAGAAGGAATTCGACCGCATCATCAAGCAGTGGGACTGCATCCTCTGCGGCGCGTGCGCCTCTGAGTGCAACAAGCTCACCGCCGACCGCAGCGACTACATGGAACCCTTTGTCTTCACCCACGCATGGCGCGTGGCCAACGATTCGCGCTCCAAGGATCCCCTGTTGCACGGCAAGCCCGCCGTGGCGGGCGGCCTGTGGAACTGCGTGCATTGTCAGGAATGCGCCAGCCGCTGCCCCAAGGGCATCAGCGCTGCCGACGATATCGCCGGTCTGCGGGCCCTCGTTATGGCCAAGGGCATGACCGACGGCGTTGGCCCGGCCCACGCCAAGTCGTTCTACACCGATCTGGTGGAAGACTCCGGCCGCCTCAACGAAGTGCGCCTTGCCCTGCGCACCGAAGGAATCAGCACCATTGCCCGCGCGGGCATGGCTGTGACCCTGCTGCGTCAGGGCAAGATGAATCCGCTTGAGGCTTTTGGCGGCGAAACCATTGAAGGGCATGACGCCCTGGTGAAGATGATTCAGGCG
- the sdhA gene encoding 8-methylmenaquinol:fumarate reductase flavoprotein subunit: MTQQFTRRKFLQSACITISALTVNMSGIEKALAAAAGVGPLATCDILIIGSGGAGLRAAVAALQKNPKLNVVVVSKCMPSRSATCMAEGGINGVTDFSKGDSYELHCFDTVKGGDYLVDQESTLKFCEQAGPAILELDYLGMPFSRTAEGKVKARPFGGASKVRCNYSADKTGHIVAHTCLDDALSHGVKFLMDHELLDVAVDNGRCEGAVLRNIRTGEIAPVRAKAVVLATGGYTRIFWNRTSTPYIATGDGVAAAMRAGIPFKDAEMVQFHPTGVVHGGVLITEAARGEGGYLLNNKGERFMKTYAPAKMELGPRDIVARAIETEIREGRGYGQGLEAYVLLDLRHLGKEKIVHDLPQIRHVGKLFENIDLVDKPMVIRPTAHYSMGGIDVNTFDDMATVVPGLFAAGEASCVSIHGANRLGGNSLADAVVTGKIAGNGAAAFASHADFGAGKRLTDLTARWQDRFRNTTNGGDAKQMYAIREEMGAQLWDNMGIFRTQTKLDSLSSSLADLRSRYDALRVPNANPVYNTVFTEYVELGNMLQLAQAACLAASERKESRGAHTREDFPKRDDANFLKHSMVSMDDSGKMRMGWKEVEITKFKPEERKY; this comes from the coding sequence ATGACGCAGCAGTTTACCCGCAGAAAATTTCTGCAATCGGCCTGCATCACCATCAGCGCGCTGACGGTGAACATGAGCGGCATTGAAAAAGCTCTTGCCGCAGCCGCTGGTGTCGGCCCCCTGGCCACCTGCGACATCCTGATCATCGGATCGGGTGGCGCTGGCCTGCGTGCCGCCGTGGCAGCCCTGCAAAAAAATCCCAAGCTCAACGTGGTTGTGGTCAGCAAATGCATGCCCTCACGTAGCGCCACCTGTATGGCCGAAGGCGGCATCAACGGCGTCACCGATTTCAGCAAGGGCGACTCCTACGAGCTGCACTGCTTTGATACCGTGAAGGGCGGCGACTATCTGGTTGACCAGGAATCCACGCTCAAATTCTGCGAACAGGCAGGCCCCGCCATCCTTGAACTGGATTATCTGGGCATGCCCTTCTCGCGCACGGCTGAAGGAAAGGTCAAGGCCCGTCCCTTTGGGGGCGCTTCCAAGGTGCGCTGCAACTACTCTGCCGACAAGACCGGACACATCGTTGCCCACACATGCCTTGACGATGCCCTGAGCCACGGCGTCAAGTTCCTCATGGATCACGAGTTGCTTGACGTGGCCGTGGACAATGGCCGCTGCGAAGGCGCCGTGCTGCGCAATATCCGCACCGGCGAAATCGCCCCTGTGCGCGCCAAGGCCGTGGTGCTTGCCACAGGCGGCTATACCCGCATTTTCTGGAACCGCACCTCCACCCCCTACATTGCCACAGGCGATGGCGTTGCCGCTGCCATGCGCGCGGGCATTCCCTTCAAGGATGCCGAAATGGTGCAGTTCCACCCCACGGGCGTGGTGCACGGCGGTGTGCTGATTACCGAAGCAGCGCGAGGCGAAGGCGGCTATCTGCTCAACAACAAGGGCGAACGCTTCATGAAGACCTACGCCCCCGCCAAGATGGAACTTGGACCCCGCGACATCGTGGCTCGCGCCATCGAAACGGAAATCCGCGAAGGCCGAGGCTACGGCCAGGGGCTGGAAGCCTATGTGCTGCTTGACCTGAGGCACCTCGGCAAGGAAAAGATCGTGCACGATCTGCCGCAGATTCGCCACGTGGGCAAGCTTTTTGAAAATATCGACCTTGTGGACAAGCCCATGGTCATCCGCCCCACGGCCCACTACTCCATGGGCGGCATTGACGTGAACACCTTTGACGACATGGCCACGGTTGTGCCCGGCCTGTTTGCCGCTGGTGAAGCTTCGTGCGTGTCCATCCACGGCGCAAACCGCCTTGGCGGCAATTCGCTGGCCGATGCCGTGGTGACAGGCAAAATCGCCGGTAACGGCGCGGCGGCCTTTGCCAGCCACGCCGATTTTGGCGCGGGCAAACGCCTCACCGATCTGACCGCCCGCTGGCAGGATCGCTTCCGCAACACCACCAACGGCGGCGATGCCAAGCAGATGTATGCCATCCGCGAAGAAATGGGCGCGCAGCTCTGGGACAACATGGGTATTTTCCGCACCCAGACCAAGCTCGACTCCCTGAGCAGTTCCCTGGCCGACCTGCGTTCGCGCTACGACGCCCTGCGCGTCCCCAACGCCAACCCCGTCTACAATACGGTGTTCACCGAATATGTGGAGCTGGGCAACATGCTGCAACTGGCCCAGGCCGCCTGCCTTGCCGCCTCCGAGCGCAAGGAATCGCGCGGCGCGCACACCCGCGAGGACTTCCCCAAGCGTGACGATGCCAACTTCCTCAAGCACAGCATGGTCAGCATGGACGACAGCGGCAAAATGCGCATGGGCTGGAAAGAAGTGGAAATCACCAAATTCAAGCCTGAGGAGCGGAAGTACTAA
- the purN gene encoding phosphoribosylglycinamide formyltransferase, producing the protein MPLKIAILASGSGTNAQAMIDKAAQGVLDVNIALIVCNRPGAGVVSRAEKAGIPCLVLDHKSFPDRESFDARMVEALRGAGAELVVLAGYMRLLTPVFLEAFTGRVINIHPALLPSFPGVHGGADAVNYGVKVSGCTVHFVEEKVDSGPVLIQAVVPVNAGESEDDLMSRIHVMEHRIYPQAIQWLAQGRIDVQGRQVHLKPGHTPRAPHDGDWLVWPPLEQGF; encoded by the coding sequence ATGCCCCTGAAAATCGCCATACTGGCCTCCGGCAGCGGCACAAACGCTCAGGCCATGATCGACAAGGCCGCCCAGGGCGTGCTTGACGTGAACATTGCCCTGATCGTTTGCAACCGCCCCGGTGCGGGCGTTGTGAGCCGTGCGGAAAAGGCGGGCATCCCCTGCCTTGTGCTGGATCACAAAAGTTTCCCCGATCGCGAGAGCTTTGACGCCCGCATGGTTGAGGCCCTGCGCGGAGCCGGGGCGGAGCTTGTGGTGCTGGCGGGGTATATGCGGCTGCTGACTCCTGTGTTCCTAGAGGCATTTACCGGAAGGGTCATCAACATCCACCCGGCGCTGCTGCCCAGCTTTCCCGGCGTGCACGGCGGCGCCGATGCCGTCAATTACGGCGTCAAGGTTTCCGGCTGCACCGTGCATTTTGTGGAAGAAAAGGTGGACAGCGGCCCGGTGCTGATTCAGGCTGTTGTGCCTGTCAACGCTGGCGAAAGCGAGGACGACCTCATGAGCCGCATCCATGTAATGGAGCACCGCATCTATCCCCAGGCAATTCAGTGGCTGGCGCAGGGGCGCATAGACGTACAGGGGCGGCAGGTGCACCTCAAGCCCGGGCACACACCCCGTGCGCCGCACGATGGCGACTGGCTCGTGTGGCCGCCGCTGGAGCAGGGATTCTAA
- the cobA gene encoding uroporphyrinogen-III C-methyltransferase — protein MKVFLIGAGPGDPGLLTIKGRDALAAADVVVYDALANDSLLSYARPDAEKIYVGKVAGNHALPQDQINALLVSKAKEGNVVARLKGGDPYIFGRGGEEGEELAAAGIPFEEVPGISSTIAAPAYAGIPVTHRDFASSVTIITGHENPDKPGSVHNWKALAASASTLVFVMGMKNLPDIARNLLEAGMDPHTPAALIYRGTTPYQRSLVDTLARLPQAAVEAKFTNPSVILVGKVAGLRDTLGWFEKKPLFGRSIVVTRAREQASGLAQSLTALGAEVIQCPTIEISPLADYAELDAALDNLASYGWVIFTSVNGVKHFWLRLAKAGKDSRALGNCKVAAIGPATADALTERGITPDFIPERYMAEGVLEGLMALENGNVAGMRFLLPRAAKAREVLPEELRKAGAVVDVISAYETVPAAHKRDEVLERINAGTLSCVTFGSSSTVENFLSLIPAAILKTHPEVKLAAIGPVTAETLQKSGLTCNIMPMDYTIPALVDALKTYFAR, from the coding sequence ATGAAGGTATTTCTCATCGGAGCCGGACCCGGCGATCCGGGCCTGCTGACCATCAAGGGGCGTGACGCCCTGGCCGCCGCCGATGTGGTGGTATACGACGCCCTGGCAAACGACAGCCTGCTTTCATACGCCCGCCCCGATGCGGAAAAAATCTATGTGGGCAAGGTGGCGGGCAACCACGCTCTGCCGCAGGATCAGATCAACGCCCTCCTGGTCAGCAAGGCCAAGGAAGGCAACGTTGTGGCCCGCCTGAAAGGCGGCGACCCCTACATCTTCGGTCGCGGCGGCGAAGAAGGCGAAGAACTGGCGGCTGCTGGCATTCCCTTTGAAGAGGTGCCCGGCATCAGCAGCACCATCGCCGCTCCCGCCTATGCGGGCATTCCCGTGACCCACAGGGATTTTGCGTCTTCCGTGACCATCATCACCGGGCACGAAAATCCGGACAAGCCTGGCTCCGTGCACAACTGGAAGGCCCTTGCCGCCAGCGCCTCCACTCTGGTCTTTGTAATGGGCATGAAAAATCTGCCCGACATCGCCCGCAATCTGCTTGAAGCAGGCATGGATCCGCACACCCCGGCGGCGCTTATCTATCGCGGCACAACGCCCTATCAGCGCAGCCTTGTGGATACCCTGGCCCGTCTGCCTCAGGCTGCGGTAGAAGCCAAATTCACCAATCCTTCGGTCATTCTTGTGGGCAAGGTTGCCGGCCTGCGCGACACCCTTGGCTGGTTTGAGAAAAAGCCGCTCTTTGGCCGCAGCATTGTTGTGACCCGCGCGCGCGAGCAGGCCAGCGGGCTTGCCCAGAGCCTCACGGCGCTGGGGGCCGAGGTCATCCAGTGCCCCACCATTGAAATCAGCCCTCTTGCCGATTATGCGGAACTTGACGCGGCTCTGGACAATCTTGCCAGCTACGGCTGGGTTATCTTTACCTCGGTCAACGGTGTAAAGCACTTCTGGCTGCGGCTCGCAAAGGCGGGCAAGGACAGCCGCGCGCTCGGCAACTGCAAGGTGGCCGCCATCGGCCCCGCCACTGCCGATGCCCTGACCGAACGCGGCATCACCCCTGATTTCATTCCCGAGCGCTACATGGCCGAGGGTGTGCTTGAAGGTCTGATGGCCCTTGAAAACGGTAACGTGGCTGGCATGCGCTTTTTGCTGCCCCGCGCCGCCAAAGCCCGCGAAGTGCTGCCCGAAGAACTGCGCAAGGCAGGGGCAGTGGTGGACGTTATTTCCGCCTACGAAACCGTACCCGCCGCGCACAAAAGGGACGAAGTCCTCGAACGCATTAACGCCGGCACCCTGAGCTGCGTGACCTTCGGCTCCTCCTCCACGGTGGAGAACTTCCTCTCCCTTATCCCGGCTGCAATCCTCAAGACGCACCCGGAAGTGAAGCTGGCCGCCATCGGGCCGGTAACGGCAGAAACGCTGCAAAAAAGTGGTCTTACCTGCAACATCATGCCCATGGATTACACCATCCCGGCACTGGTGGACGCCCTGAAAACGTACTTTGCGAGATAA
- a CDS encoding leucyl aminopeptidase, with translation MDIRFQNLGPEQWKGDVLLAPVCQDETLLEQIPELDKVAPWLVIAPALRDFKGKTGELALLHGHPDLTVPRVLAVGLGPREKVSTADIRKAIAAAVQLCRKQGYTSIVLPEPAMAKLPGGRERLVEECVCAAQLALYRFTALKKADADETADPQWLAVAFDGQEVPDAAHAAARRGENAAWAVSLARDLATTPPNLLYPEMLAQKAQELAREKGFACTVLDETELEKEGMGCLMAVGQGSGRPPRLIVLEHAPAGHEQDKPLVLVGKGITFDTGGISLKPAANMHQMKADMTGAATVLATVAALAQEDAPRRVVGLLACAENMPGGRAMRPGDVVRAANGDTVEIQNTDAEGRLALCDALAYAQKTWVPAAVIDIATLTGACAVALGTQLAGLFSDDADLAERIRAAGGACGEEYWPLPLWKPYVESLKSEVADICHMGPREGGAINAALFLQHFIQEGVRWAHLDIAGVDWAAKATPLAPVGPTAFGARTLLDLARGGV, from the coding sequence ATGGATATACGCTTTCAGAATCTCGGACCGGAACAATGGAAAGGGGACGTTCTGCTGGCCCCCGTCTGCCAGGATGAAACCCTGCTTGAGCAGATTCCTGAACTGGACAAGGTTGCTCCCTGGCTGGTCATAGCCCCTGCCCTGCGCGACTTCAAGGGCAAGACGGGCGAACTGGCCCTTCTGCACGGGCATCCCGACCTTACCGTTCCCCGGGTGCTGGCCGTGGGCCTTGGCCCGAGGGAAAAGGTCTCCACCGCCGACATCCGCAAGGCCATTGCCGCCGCAGTGCAACTGTGCCGCAAGCAGGGCTACACGTCCATAGTGCTGCCAGAACCCGCCATGGCAAAACTGCCCGGAGGCCGTGAACGGCTGGTGGAAGAATGCGTATGCGCCGCCCAGCTTGCCCTGTACCGCTTTACAGCCCTTAAAAAGGCCGATGCGGACGAAACCGCCGACCCGCAGTGGCTGGCTGTGGCCTTTGACGGCCAGGAAGTGCCGGACGCCGCCCACGCCGCCGCCCGCAGGGGCGAAAACGCCGCCTGGGCCGTGAGCCTTGCGCGCGACCTTGCCACCACGCCGCCCAATTTGCTCTACCCTGAAATGCTGGCCCAGAAGGCGCAGGAACTGGCGCGCGAAAAAGGCTTTGCCTGCACCGTGCTGGACGAAACAGAACTGGAAAAGGAAGGCATGGGCTGCCTCATGGCCGTGGGGCAGGGCTCGGGCCGTCCGCCCCGCCTCATCGTGCTGGAGCACGCCCCCGCCGGGCACGAACAGGACAAGCCCCTCGTGCTGGTGGGCAAGGGCATCACCTTTGATACGGGCGGTATCAGCCTCAAGCCCGCCGCCAACATGCACCAGATGAAGGCCGACATGACCGGTGCCGCAACAGTGCTGGCCACGGTGGCGGCCCTGGCGCAGGAAGACGCGCCCCGCCGCGTGGTGGGCTTGCTGGCCTGCGCCGAAAACATGCCCGGTGGCCGCGCCATGCGCCCCGGCGATGTGGTGCGCGCCGCCAATGGCGACACCGTTGAAATCCAGAATACCGATGCGGAAGGCCGCCTTGCCCTGTGCGATGCGCTGGCCTATGCCCAGAAAACATGGGTTCCGGCTGCGGTGATTGATATTGCCACCCTCACCGGAGCCTGCGCAGTTGCGCTGGGAACCCAGCTTGCGGGCCTGTTCAGCGATGATGCCGACCTTGCCGAGCGCATCCGCGCTGCGGGCGGCGCTTGCGGCGAAGAATACTGGCCCCTGCCGCTGTGGAAGCCCTATGTTGAATCGCTCAAAAGCGAAGTGGCCGATATTTGCCACATGGGCCCGCGCGAAGGCGGGGCCATCAACGCCGCGCTCTTTTTGCAACACTTTATTCAAGAGGGCGTGCGCTGGGCCCATCTGGACATTGCCGGGGTAGACTGGGCCGCCAAGGCCACGCCCCTTGCTCCGGTAGGGCCCACGGCCTTTGGCGCGCGTACGCTGCTCGATCTCGCTAGGGGAGGCGTATAA
- the hemW gene encoding radical SAM family heme chaperone HemW yields the protein MLLYIHVPFCSTRCRYCAFHSSPLGRGVDAASSPAVRDYVDTLFLELAHWGDQLGGSEVQSVFFGGGTPSLLSPRIIGLTMERINKYFRLVPKAEVTLEANPESLRGGHRAAQYLDAGINRLSIGVQSMDEGMLRLLGRPHKAQDSLHVAFLAREAGCANINLDLMWGLPGQSVRQWLQTLKDVIRMTPDHISAYGLTLEPGTPLELDVEEGRLTLPPERDQNIMFMEGAAMLEQHGYLHYEISNFARMGFQCRHNMGYWEGEDYLGLGPSATSTINNRRWTNPSSQAAWNARTREGKLAQTVEELTPETRVLELLMLRLRTARGLRVKEYREMTGRDFVRDHQRLVQALHENGLIRIRQGYMRLTRSGMLVSNSILSNLFARTREVLKQAALSGGLKPQAVESPEGTVAQSALHEDSPEIRPVRWPSA from the coding sequence ATGCTGCTTTATATACATGTTCCCTTTTGCTCCACGCGCTGCCGCTACTGCGCCTTTCATTCAAGCCCGCTGGGACGCGGCGTTGATGCGGCCAGCTCCCCTGCCGTGCGCGACTATGTGGATACCCTGTTTCTGGAACTGGCCCACTGGGGCGACCAGCTTGGCGGCAGCGAAGTACAGTCTGTCTTTTTTGGCGGGGGGACGCCCAGCCTGCTTTCGCCGCGCATCATCGGCCTGACCATGGAGCGCATTAACAAGTATTTCAGGCTCGTGCCCAAGGCCGAGGTGACGCTTGAGGCCAATCCGGAATCCCTGCGCGGCGGGCACCGCGCGGCCCAGTATCTGGATGCGGGCATCAACCGTCTTTCCATCGGCGTACAAAGCATGGATGAAGGCATGCTGCGTCTGCTGGGCCGTCCGCACAAGGCGCAGGACAGTCTGCACGTGGCCTTTCTGGCGCGCGAGGCGGGCTGCGCCAACATCAACCTTGACCTCATGTGGGGCCTGCCGGGGCAGAGCGTGCGCCAGTGGCTGCAAACGCTCAAAGACGTTATCCGCATGACCCCTGACCATATTTCCGCCTACGGCCTCACGCTTGAGCCGGGAACCCCGCTGGAGCTTGATGTGGAAGAAGGTCGCCTGACCCTGCCGCCGGAGCGCGACCAGAACATCATGTTCATGGAAGGGGCAGCCATGCTTGAGCAGCACGGCTACCTGCACTATGAAATTTCCAATTTCGCCCGCATGGGGTTTCAGTGCCGCCACAACATGGGCTACTGGGAGGGGGAAGACTATCTTGGTCTTGGCCCTTCGGCCACGTCCACCATCAACAACCGCCGCTGGACAAATCCTTCAAGTCAGGCCGCCTGGAACGCTCGCACCCGTGAGGGCAAACTGGCCCAGACTGTGGAAGAACTTACGCCCGAAACACGCGTGCTCGAGCTTTTGATGCTGCGCCTGCGCACGGCGCGGGGCCTGCGCGTAAAGGAATACCGTGAGATGACCGGGCGCGACTTTGTGCGCGATCACCAGCGGCTGGTGCAGGCCCTGCACGAAAACGGGCTTATCCGCATCCGGCAGGGCTATATGCGGCTGACCCGCAGCGGCATGCTGGTTTCCAATTCCATTCTCAGCAATCTGTTTGCCCGCACCCGCGAGGTGCTCAAGCAGGCGGCGCTTTCCGGCGGGCTGAAACCCCAGGCCGTGGAATCTCCCGAAGGAACCGTGGCGCAAAGCGCGCTGCACGAAGACAGCCCGGAAATCCGCCCGGTGCGCTGGCCCAGCGCCTGA
- a CDS encoding glycerate kinase, which yields MKIVIAPDSYKECLSALQVAVSIESGFREVFPDAVYVKVPVADGGEGTVEAMVEATAGRRVDTTVRGPLGDPVEAFYGLTGDGKTAVIEMAAASGLALVPPNLRNPLKTTSYGTGQLIRSALDAGARKFILGIGGSATNEGGAGMLQALGVRLLDGQGQEIEPTGMGLGRLACIDMSAFDARLTDCVIDVACDVDNPLCGPRGASAIFGPQKGATPEMVQQLDGYLQNFAAIARRDLGVDMADLPGAGAAGGMGAAMFAFLKGRLRPGSEIVTEAVGLDAHVRDADIVVTGEGRIDGQTAFGKTPVGVARVAKRHNKPVIAIGGSLRADVDAVFAHGIDAVSSVLYRPCTIDEALTEGNENLRRAARNIAAILSMGLGIGASGARK from the coding sequence ATGAAGATCGTCATCGCGCCCGACTCGTACAAGGAATGCCTGTCTGCCCTGCAAGTGGCTGTTTCCATCGAATCCGGCTTTCGCGAGGTTTTCCCCGATGCGGTCTACGTCAAGGTACCTGTGGCGGACGGCGGCGAAGGCACCGTGGAAGCCATGGTTGAAGCCACGGCAGGCCGTCGGGTGGACACCACGGTACGCGGCCCTCTGGGCGACCCGGTGGAAGCTTTTTACGGCCTGACCGGCGATGGCAAAACCGCCGTGATCGAAATGGCCGCAGCCAGCGGCCTGGCCCTTGTGCCGCCCAACTTGCGCAATCCCCTCAAGACCACCAGCTATGGCACGGGCCAGCTTATCCGCTCTGCGCTGGATGCTGGCGCTCGTAAATTTATTCTGGGCATTGGCGGCAGCGCCACCAACGAGGGTGGCGCTGGCATGCTTCAGGCTTTGGGAGTGCGGCTGCTGGACGGTCAGGGACAGGAAATCGAGCCAACAGGGATGGGCCTTGGCAGGCTGGCGTGCATAGATATGTCCGCCTTTGACGCCCGCCTTACCGACTGCGTCATTGATGTGGCCTGCGATGTGGACAACCCCTTGTGCGGCCCACGCGGCGCATCGGCCATTTTTGGCCCGCAGAAAGGGGCCACGCCTGAGATGGTGCAGCAGCTCGACGGATATTTGCAGAATTTTGCGGCCATCGCGCGCCGCGACCTTGGCGTGGACATGGCGGACCTGCCCGGCGCTGGCGCTGCTGGCGGCATGGGCGCGGCCATGTTTGCCTTTTTGAAAGGGCGGCTGCGCCCCGGCAGCGAGATTGTGACCGAAGCCGTTGGGCTGGACGCGCATGTGCGCGATGCCGATATCGTTGTTACTGGCGAGGGCCGCATTGACGGGCAGACGGCCTTTGGCAAGACCCCTGTGGGCGTTGCCCGCGTGGCAAAGCGCCACAACAAGCCGGTTATCGCCATCGGCGGTTCGCTGCGGGCCGATGTGGACGCCGTCTTTGCCCACGGCATCGACGCGGTTTCAAGCGTGCTCTACCGCCCCTGCACCATTGACGAAGCCCTTACCGAGGGCAATGAAAATCTGCGCAGGGCCGCGCGCAACATAGCCGCCATCCTTTCCATGGGACTTGGCATTGGCGCTTCGGGCGCAAGGAAATAG
- a CDS encoding gluconate:H+ symporter, which translates to MTAVQSFGIGYSMTMLCISIAIVIVLCICFKIHAFVSLTAASLFLALTHNMELAKIVMAFEGGLGKTLGFLAPILALGAILGKLMEVSGAAERLARTLINILGQSKAHWAMMVVGYICGIPVFLQVGIILLTPLMFSIVKESKLPLIQVGMALVVALTTVHCIVPPHPAAMAVTDLLKADVGKVIFFGLLVGLPAASIAGPIYGKFIAKRLPAVPLTGVYANTEPRKESELPPFGSSLLVMLLPLLLMIAKTVVELTIDKQNPPAYMPYVNFIGTPMIALFISAVVAYIVFGLKRGFNWDQLGRFSEQGMAPLASIMLVIGAAGALNQIITDSGVGVVLKQVLTSIQISPLILAWIIAIALRFALGSATVSMMTAAGLILPVLSSNPGIDPALMAIVIGAGATGASHVTDSGFWFVKESLGIPMGSMYATYTAGTTIASVLGLFGTLLLSMFL; encoded by the coding sequence ATGACTGCCGTCCAATCGTTCGGCATCGGCTATTCGATGACCATGCTCTGCATTTCCATCGCCATAGTCATTGTGCTGTGCATCTGCTTCAAAATACACGCCTTTGTGTCCCTGACCGCAGCGAGCCTGTTTCTGGCGCTGACGCACAACATGGAACTGGCCAAGATTGTCATGGCCTTTGAAGGCGGCCTTGGCAAAACGCTGGGCTTTCTTGCGCCCATTCTGGCCCTGGGGGCCATATTGGGCAAACTGATGGAAGTCTCCGGTGCTGCCGAAAGGCTGGCGCGGACGCTCATCAACATTCTTGGCCAGTCAAAAGCGCACTGGGCCATGATGGTTGTGGGCTACATCTGCGGCATCCCGGTTTTTCTTCAGGTGGGCATCATCCTGCTGACGCCGCTCATGTTCTCCATCGTCAAGGAATCCAAGCTGCCGCTCATTCAGGTGGGCATGGCCCTTGTGGTGGCCCTGACCACGGTGCACTGCATCGTGCCGCCGCACCCTGCCGCCATGGCAGTTACCGACCTGCTCAAGGCTGATGTGGGCAAGGTTATCTTTTTCGGCCTTCTGGTGGGCCTGCCCGCCGCCAGCATTGCAGGCCCCATCTACGGCAAGTTCATTGCCAAGCGCCTGCCCGCCGTGCCGCTGACCGGCGTTTACGCCAATACCGAACCCCGCAAGGAATCTGAACTGCCGCCCTTTGGCAGCTCGCTCCTCGTCATGCTGCTGCCCCTGCTGCTCATGATCGCCAAGACCGTGGTGGAACTGACCATCGACAAGCAGAATCCGCCCGCCTACATGCCCTACGTGAACTTTATCGGCACGCCCATGATCGCCCTGTTCATTTCCGCAGTGGTGGCCTACATCGTGTTTGGTCTCAAGCGCGGTTTCAACTGGGATCAGCTGGGCCGCTTCAGCGAACAGGGCATGGCCCCGCTGGCCTCCATCATGCTGGTCATCGGCGCGGCTGGCGCGCTGAACCAGATCATCACCGACAGCGGCGTGGGCGTTGTGCTCAAGCAGGTGCTCACCAGCATCCAGATCAGCCCTCTGATCCTGGCCTGGATTATCGCCATTGCCCTGCGCTTTGCCCTGGGCAGCGCCACTGTTTCCATGATGACCGCCGCCGGGCTTATCCTGCCCGTGCTCAGCAGCAACCCCGGCATTGACCCGGCCCTCATGGCCATTGTCATCGGCGCTGGCGCGACCGGCGCTTCGCACGTGACCGACTCCGGCTTCTGGTTCGTCAAGGAATCCCTCGGCATCCCAATGGGTTCCATGTACGCCACCTATACGGCTGGCACTACCATAGCCTCCGTGCTTGGTTTGTTCGGCACGCTGCTGCTCTCCATGTTCCTGTAA